The sequence AGAACTCCTTGTCCTTCCACACGAACGCCTTCGCGCTCACGTCGACGTCGCCCAGCCCCCAGCCGCGCTCCATCCCCAGGCTCACGTCCCGGACCTCGCGGGCCTGCAGCGGCAGGTTCACCGCCAGCACCAGCCATGGCCGGGGCGCGTACGCCACCGCCACGTCCATGCGCAGCTCTCGCAGCCGCTGCGCGTCCACCCCCGTCAGCCCCTCCGTGTGGCCCCACGCGCGCAGCATCGTGGACAGCCGCAGGCGCCCTTCGAAGGGCTGCTCGCCGCCCATGGACGTGAGGGTGGGGTCCCCGCACGCGCAGCTCGCGCACGCCCACGCGGTGGACGCGGGCAGCAGGAGGAGCGCGGCGCTCAGGAGGGCCAGGGTGGGGGTTCTCAAGGCGTGCGCACCCTAGCGTCCCCCCATCCCGGCACCCTGTGGCGAGTTGTCGCAGGCCGCCGGTGCGTCACCCCGGGAACGGTCCGACTGTCGGACAGGTTGGGGAGCAGGCGGGGGAACGGGGGCCGGCTGTCCGCCCGCCCTTCCGTGCCTATCTGGAGAATGACAGCGACCCGTCCGCGTTGAGGGGGGACACGCCGGAGGCATGGAGGTCATTCATGGGGCTGCTCGCACCGCTGGGACGGCTGTTGTTCTCGGTCATCTTCATCACCAGCGGGCTCAATCACTTCATCCAGCTCCAGGCCCTCACGGCCTACGCCCAGGCGTCGGGTGTGCCCGACCCGCGGACGGCGGTGCTGGTGTCCGGCGGGGTGCTGGTGGTGGGCGGCCTGTGCGTCCTCTTGGGCGCCTTCGCCCGGCTGGGCGCGGCCATGCTCGCGGTGTTCCTGGTGGCGTCCGCCTTCATGGTCCACCACTTCTGGAAGATGGATGACCCGGTGCAGGCGCAGAACAACCTCATCCACTTCATGAAGAACCTCTCCATGGCGGGGGGCGCGCTGCTCATCGTCTACTTCGGGCCCGGCCCCTTCAGCCTGTCGCGCAAGAAGCGCGAGGCAGGCCTGGGCGGCATGAAGCTGGGCGCGCCCCTGCGCTGAAGGCGGGCGCGCCGTCCTGCTTTCCGCGGATCAGGTCGCCCCGACGTGGGCGGCCTGGGCGGTGCGCAGCGTGAAGAAGGCGACCTCCGGCGTGCTGCCCCGGCGCAGGTACGGCCCGCCGAAGCCGAAGCCCAGCCCCTGGTTCACGTACAGGTGGTTGCCGTTCACGCGGTAGTGGCCGCGGATGTACGGCTGGCCCGCGCGGCGGAAGAGGGCCTCCGTGAGGCCCCGGACGATGAACTGCCCGCCGTGCGTGTGCCCGGAGAACTGCACCAGCCCCGCGTGCGCGGGCAGCTGCTCCGCGGTGGGCGGCGTGTGGGCCAGCACCAGCCGCGTGCCGGACGTGGGCGCGCCCCGGAAGGTGGCCTCCACGTCCGCCATGCCGGTGAGCCCGTCGTCGATGCCCAGCACCGTCACCGGCGCGCCCTTCACGTGCACCACGCGGTGCTCGTTCTGGAGCACCGTGTAGCCCAGGTCCTCGAAGCCCGCGCGCAGGTAGGGCGCGTCCACCCAGTGGTCGTGGTTGCCCAGCACCACGAAGACGGGACCGTTGAGCCCCTGGAGCAGCTGGCGCACGCGCGGCAGCGGCTTGGGGCTGTGCGTGACGTAGTCGCCCGTGAGGAACACCAGGTCCGGCGCCGCCTCGTTCACCGCGGCCACCGCGCGGCGGATGCGCACGTCGCTGGTGGCCTGGCCCACGTGCACGTCCGACAGCTGCGCGATGCGCAGGCCGTCATGCTCCGGGTGGATGCCGTCCAACTGGAGCAGGTGCTCGGTGAGCACGAAGTGGTCCCGCCAACGCAGGCGCCGGTCCGGCCGGAAGGGGTCGGGGCCTCGCGCCTGGAGCTCGTTGCGGCCGTGCGGCTCCACCGGTTCCGCTTCGGCGAGGGAGGAGGCGGCACCAGCGGCGTGACGGCGGGCGAGTCTCAGGCGCATGCGTTCGGATTCCTCCGGCGGGGCAGGGGCGATTGTAGAGAACGGTCCGGAGGGCCGTGAAGCCCGGGGGCCCGGCCCGCCTGCCCCCTTGCACGAAGGCAAGAGGGCGGAAGCAGAACCGGGCCTCGTTCCAGAACATTTCCGCGCCCTTCCAGGGCCCCTCGACCCCCCGGAACGCCGGGTGCGACATGCGCACCGCCCCGGCGTCAGGGTGGGACTTCTCAGTAGCCGCGCAGGACGGTCAGGCCCTCGGAGGTGAGGACCAGCAGCATGCCGGACGATACGGAGCCGTCGTACACGAGCTGGAGGACCTTGTTGCCGCGCACGTTCGCCACCTTCTCCAGCGTCTTGGCGGGCGTCATCCGGTAGAGGCCGCCCGCGTTGGTGCCGATGAAGAGCGAGCCGTCATTCGTGGAGGCCAGGGCGTTGATGTCGTTGAGCGCCGGCACGTCCGCGCCCACGCGGGTGCCCTTCTGGAACGGGTTGCCGGAGGAGAGGATGGTCATCTCCCACAGGCCCAGGGACTTGCTGCCCAGGTAGTACCTGCCGTCCGTCGTCTGCTGGAAGCCTCGCCACTCGTCGAAGGCCTCCTGCGAGTTGACCTCCGGGAGGTAGGAGGACTTCACCTTCTGCTGGTTGATGGTGGGCGTGGTGGTGTCGTCCCAGTTCTCCATCTTCGTGTCGGGCGTGACGGTGCCGAAGTTCCAGTCGTTGGCCATGAGCACGTCACCGTCCGGCGCGATGCCCAGGCCGTAGGTGTAGCCGGCCTGCTGCGAGCCCTGCGAGTTGGGCTTGTTCGGATCCTTCTTGAACCAGACCGGGTGCCGGTGGGCGTTGAAGGTCAGGCCCCGGAGGCGCACGACGCCGTGGTTGGTGCCGAAGAAGACGTCGCCCTTGTTCGGGCCGCGCAGCACGGACGTGCAGCTGAGCATGGCGCGGTCTTCGTCGAAGTGGTGGTCGTTGCTGTTGCGGATGCCCAGGCTGACGCCGTCCACCACGGTCGGGCCCGTCTGGATGAAGGGCTTGCCGTTGTCGTCGATGTTGGCGCGGCGGGACTGGTTGATGTGGCCTTCGAAGAGGACCTGGCCGCTCGGGTCCAGCTTCACCGCGTCCACGTCACCCTGCTTGTAGAGCTGGAGCCGGCGCGGGCTGAAGGGGAAGCAGGTCGTCTCGTTCACCGGGACCTCGCACGGCTTCGCGGTGACGATGAAGTTCGGGTGGATGTCCGACCACTCCGGATCCTCACCCAGGCCCGGCGCGTTGTAGCCCACGTAGGCGCGGCCCGCTTCGCCGCCGCAGATGACGGTGGAGGATTGTCCCTCGGCGGCCTGGCCCACCGGGCCCGGCACCCAGACCAGCTTCTTCGTGCTCGCGTTCACCACGCCGATGCGATCGCCGTCCAGCACCCAGATGTTCTTGCCCAGGTCGATGCCCACCGACTGCACCCGGCCGATGCCGTAGCGGTCCGAGTAGTTCGTCAGCGGATCCGCCGGCCAGGGGTCCACCACGCCCGCGTCGGTGCCGCCGCCCGTGCCTGCATCCGTGCCGGTGCCGGCATCCGTGCCGCCGCCCGTGCCCGCATCGGTGCCGCCACCGGTGCCCGCATCCGTGCCCGTGCCGGCGTCCGTGCCGCCGCCCGTGCCGGCATCCGTGCCGCCACCCGTCCCGGCATCGGTGTTACCACCCGTGCCCGCATCCACCCCTGGCCTCGGGTCGAGGGTGCTCGGGTCATCCACGGGAGGGGGGGGACCGTCCTCCCCACCGCATCCCCACGCCGACAGCACCATCGCCCCAACACACACGCCCAGCCCCAGCAGTCGTCGATTCACGTGTTCTCCCTACGCGTACGCGCCACCTAAGCAAGCCGCGTACCCGCCCTGCGGAGCAGGCTTTCCGTGCAGCGCCGCCTGGGAGTGGGCAATCCCTTTCACATCCAGGGCAGCAGCCGACCCTGAAGGGGCAGTAAAAAAACCGGGCCCGCCTCCCTGGTGGGAAGCGGGCCCGGTGAAGGACCGCGCGGATCCGCGGGTGACTACTTCTTGGGCGAGGTGGCCTTCAGCTCCAGCGCGATGGAGTCATCCCCCTCCAGTTGGAACTTCGCGCGCACGCTGGCGCCCTCCGGCAGCTCGCTGGCCTTCACGGTCTTGCCGTCCAGGGTCACCTTCGTCTGCTCACGCACGTCCAGCTTCACCTCCGGCAGCGTGCCGGTGCGCGCGAGCGTGATGTCGTCGTCGTCCTTGGCCTTCACGGTGCCGTTGAGGCTGAAGGCGTCCTTGTCCTTCCAGACGCCGGTCTTGTTCGCGGCCTCCGCCTTGTCCTTGGACGTGTCCTTGCCCACGACCTTCTTGGCGGCGTCACCGATGGCGGGGCCCACCTCCTGGGCCTCCACGCCCGTGGACGGGCCGTTCATCTGCCGGCTGCTGGGCGCGCTCGGCGCCGGGTTCTGCGGCGTGCCGGTGGTGTCCTGCGCGAAGGCAGCCGTTCCCAGGCACATCACTGCCGCGACGATGATCTTCTTCATGGTCCCGCTCCCTTTCGTGTGGGTGTGTCGTGTCTGCTCTCAAGGGTGGGGCGGCCGTGTTCCGCCGCCAACCGGCCCATCGAGTCCATGGCCTGCACGCCGCCCCTCCGCAGGAGGAGCAGGCAGGCGTTCACACGGGCAGGCAGAGCTGCTTCACGGTGGACAGCAGCGCGGACAGGTCCAGCGGCTTGCGCAGGTAGGCGGCCACGCCCATCCCGTCCACCGTCTCACGCACGTCCAGGTCCGCGCTGGCCACCACCACCGGGATGTCCGAGCACGCGCGCTCGTGGCGCAGCGCCTCCCTGAACGCGACGCCGTCCATGCGCGGCATCATCAGGTCCAGGAGGATGAGCTGCGGCCGGGGCTCCGAGGAGCGCAGCCGCTCCAGTGCCTCCAGCCCGTCCGCCGCCAACTGCACGGCGTAGCCCTCCAGCTCCAGCGCGTCCTGGAGCGCATCCCGGATGTCCATGTCGTCGTCGACGACCAGCAACGTGTGATGGGCTTCCATCCCATTCCCCCTGCGAACCCTTGGAGGCCCCCGAACCGCTCCCCGAGCCGGAGCGGCGGGGCTTCCGCCTTCGCACGGAACCAATCTGTACCTGGGGACAGGAGAGCGGAAGCTCCAATGTAGGCGCATGCCTACCAGTGAGCACATCCACGGCAGGCGCCCGGCTGGCGGGCCGGTGGGGGGGTTACTCGCAGCGGTCGCAGAGGCCGCGCAGCTGCACCTCGACGGCGCGCTGGGACACGGCGCGGGGGACGCCCCGGGCGGTGGTGAGGCGCACGGACTCCTCGGGCAGGCAGGCCACGGAGCCGCAGTCGGTGCAGGTGAAGTGGGGGTGGTTGTTGGCGTGCTCGGTGGCGCCGGCGCGCTTGAGCTCGAAGCGCCAGACGTGGTCACCCAGGTCGGCGC comes from Corallococcus macrosporus and encodes:
- a CDS encoding DoxX family protein: MGLLAPLGRLLFSVIFITSGLNHFIQLQALTAYAQASGVPDPRTAVLVSGGVLVVGGLCVLLGAFARLGAAMLAVFLVASAFMVHHFWKMDDPVQAQNNLIHFMKNLSMAGGALLIVYFGPGPFSLSRKKREAGLGGMKLGAPLR
- a CDS encoding metallophosphoesterase, translated to MRLRLARRHAAGAASSLAEAEPVEPHGRNELQARGPDPFRPDRRLRWRDHFVLTEHLLQLDGIHPEHDGLRIAQLSDVHVGQATSDVRIRRAVAAVNEAAPDLVFLTGDYVTHSPKPLPRVRQLLQGLNGPVFVVLGNHDHWVDAPYLRAGFEDLGYTVLQNEHRVVHVKGAPVTVLGIDDGLTGMADVEATFRGAPTSGTRLVLAHTPPTAEQLPAHAGLVQFSGHTHGGQFIVRGLTEALFRRAGQPYIRGHYRVNGNHLYVNQGLGFGFGGPYLRRGSTPEVAFFTLRTAQAAHVGAT
- a CDS encoding response regulator — protein: MEAHHTLLVVDDDMDIRDALQDALELEGYAVQLAADGLEALERLRSSEPRPQLILLDLMMPRMDGVAFREALRHERACSDIPVVVASADLDVRETVDGMGVAAYLRKPLDLSALLSTVKQLCLPV